The Malus sylvestris chromosome 12, drMalSylv7.2, whole genome shotgun sequence genome contains a region encoding:
- the LOC126592056 gene encoding histone-lysine N-methyltransferase ATXR4 isoform X2 produces MGLVRYSRWASRLKTLNSQYKPFLSATSFFSSGTTAGNENPGRPGPPPIQVALTESSGRGVFATRKIENGELIHTAKPVLSHPSLSTVHRVCYFCLRKLRNTDTSQPQRVSFCSDDCKKQAKGFYDVEMRADWSVYDDYCRSHGLKYPLLVKRLACMVVSGAAPANLLDILQPASLFAEMISEMEAGFGLLRSTFRNSNITDEQMSFLTKQWYIGILARIRINAFRIELVGGLYDDLLSSAAASIDAEAAVGNAVYILPSFYNHDCDPNAHIIWIENTDARLKALRDVDAGEELRICYIDASMDHDARQSILSQGFGFQCSCLRCLSGD; encoded by the exons ATGGGACTGGTCCGTTATAGCCGTTGGGCTTCGCGcctcaaaacattgaattcccaATACAAGCCTTTCCTCTCCGccacctccttcttctcctccgGCACCACAGCCGGGAATGAGAACCCAGGTCGACCCGGACCGCCTCCGATTCAAGTCGCGCTCACAGAGTCATCCGGGCGCGGCGTCTTCGCCACCCGGAAAATCGAGAACGGCGAGCTCATACACACAGCCAAGCCCGTCCTGTCTCACCCTTCCCTCTCCACCGTCCACCGGGTCTGTTATTTTTGCCTCAGAAAGCTCAGAAACACGGACACCTCCCAACCACAACGTGTTTCGTTTTGCAGCGACGATTGCAAAAAGCAAGCTAAG ggtttttatgaTGTTGAGATGAGAGCAGATTGGTCAGTTTATGATGACTATTGCAG GTCCCATGGTTTGAAATACCCACTTCTTGTAAAGCGGTTGGCTTGTATGGTCGTGTCGGGAGCTGCACCTGCCAATCTTCTTGACATACTCCAACCTGCTAGCTTATTCGCAGAGATGATTTCAGAG ATGGAAGCGGGGTTTGGCTTGCTAAGGAGTACCTTCAGAAACTCAAATATCACGGATGAACAGATGTCAT TTTTAACTAAGCAATGGTATATTGGCATACTGGCACGCATTCGCATTAATGCATTTCGAATTGAGTTGGTTGGGGGACTGTATGATGATCTCCTGTCATCAGCAGCAGCATCTATAGATGCTGAAGCTGCTGTTGGGAATGCTGTTTATATCCTTCCATCGTTCTATAATCATGATTGTG ATCCAAATGCCCACATTATATGGATAGAGAACACAGATGCAAGATTGAAGGCCCTACGCGATGTGGACGCAG GTGAAGAGCTCCGGATCTGCTACATCGATGCAAGCATGGATCATGATGCCCGGCAGAGTATACTGTCCCAGGGGTTTGGTTTTCAGTGCAGTTGCCTTCGGTGTCTGTCCGGTGATTAA
- the LOC126592056 gene encoding histone-lysine N-methyltransferase ATXR4 isoform X1 → MGLVRYSRWASRLKTLNSQYKPFLSATSFFSSGTTAGNENPGRPGPPPIQVALTESSGRGVFATRKIENGELIHTAKPVLSHPSLSTVHRVCYFCLRKLRNTDTSQPQRVSFCSDDCKKQAKGFYDVEMRADWSVYDDYCRSHGLKYPLLVKRLACMVVSGAAPANLLDILQPASLFAEMISEMEAGFGLLRSTFRNSNITDEQMSFLTKQWYIGILARIRINAFRIELVGGLYDDLLSSAAASIDAEAAVGNAVYILPSFYNHDCDPNAHIIWIENTDARLKALRDVDAELAALSLGSRTQRPRRVPSSTAIARSRSQQRIRRNINIFYSSTELG, encoded by the exons ATGGGACTGGTCCGTTATAGCCGTTGGGCTTCGCGcctcaaaacattgaattcccaATACAAGCCTTTCCTCTCCGccacctccttcttctcctccgGCACCACAGCCGGGAATGAGAACCCAGGTCGACCCGGACCGCCTCCGATTCAAGTCGCGCTCACAGAGTCATCCGGGCGCGGCGTCTTCGCCACCCGGAAAATCGAGAACGGCGAGCTCATACACACAGCCAAGCCCGTCCTGTCTCACCCTTCCCTCTCCACCGTCCACCGGGTCTGTTATTTTTGCCTCAGAAAGCTCAGAAACACGGACACCTCCCAACCACAACGTGTTTCGTTTTGCAGCGACGATTGCAAAAAGCAAGCTAAG ggtttttatgaTGTTGAGATGAGAGCAGATTGGTCAGTTTATGATGACTATTGCAG GTCCCATGGTTTGAAATACCCACTTCTTGTAAAGCGGTTGGCTTGTATGGTCGTGTCGGGAGCTGCACCTGCCAATCTTCTTGACATACTCCAACCTGCTAGCTTATTCGCAGAGATGATTTCAGAG ATGGAAGCGGGGTTTGGCTTGCTAAGGAGTACCTTCAGAAACTCAAATATCACGGATGAACAGATGTCAT TTTTAACTAAGCAATGGTATATTGGCATACTGGCACGCATTCGCATTAATGCATTTCGAATTGAGTTGGTTGGGGGACTGTATGATGATCTCCTGTCATCAGCAGCAGCATCTATAGATGCTGAAGCTGCTGTTGGGAATGCTGTTTATATCCTTCCATCGTTCTATAATCATGATTGTG ATCCAAATGCCCACATTATATGGATAGAGAACACAGATGCAAGATTGAAGGCCCTACGCGATGTGGACGCAG aactagcagccttgtctttaggctctagaacccaaaggccgagacgtgttccttcctcgaccgcaatcgcaagatcgagaagtcagcaaCGCATCcgacgcaacatcaacatattttactcctcgactgagctcggctga
- the LOC126594457 gene encoding uncharacterized protein LOC126594457 yields MGRLAPLSEEPIINGEGAANRSSKGILRSTQPWRNWIKTHLSPLVLFHKRSDFKVLLGVLGCPLFPVSALPKLPLNEVSSTAQYIIQHFTAATGCRKLEGKVKNIFATGKVIMAMVNDPGPSGSSAAGATTVSEKGCFVMWQMVPNKWLIELVLGGHKVAAGSDGIVAWRHTPWLGAHAAKGGVRPLRRALQGLDPMAISAVFAPAQYMGEKQITGVDCFVLKLSADQTDLAERSDSTAEMIKHVIFGYFSQRNGLLVYLEDSYLTRIHSPGAYPTYWETTMSTKIEDYRTVEGVMIAHAGQTSVIITRFGDNLKTGSAITRLEETWTIDDVAFNVPGLSMDCFIPPKEVQKDYPKKDFDWRSPLD; encoded by the exons ATGGGCCGGCTCGCACCGCTGTCGGAAGAGCCGATCATCAACGGAGAAGGCGCCGCGAACCGGTCGAGCAAAGGCATTCTGCGGAGCACTCAGCCGTGGCGGAACTGGATCAAGACCCACCTTTCTCCCCTCGTGCTCTTCCACAAGAGGTCCGACTTCAAAGTGCTTCTCGGTGTTCTGGGTTGCCCTCTCTTCCCTGTCTCTGCTCTCCCCAAACTACCCCTCAATGAG GTGTCTTCTACCGCACAATACATAATACAACACTTCACAGCTGCCACTGGTTGTCGCAAGCTAGAAGGCAAAGTGAAGAACATATTCGCAACCGGGAAAGTGATCATGGCAATGGTGAATGATCCCGGCCCCAGTGGCAGCTCAGCTGCCGGAGCCACCACAGTTTCGGAAAAAGGATGCTTTGTGATGTGGCAGATGGTTCCTAATAAGTGGCTCATTGAGCTAGTTCTAGGTGGTCACAAGGTGGCAGCTGGTAGCGACGGCATTGTCGCTTGGCGCCACACGCCCTGGCTAGGCGCCCACGCTGCCAAAGGTGGTGTTCGTCCCCTCCGGCGAGCTCTTCAG GGATTAGATCCAATGGCAATATCAGCTGTGTTTGCCCCAGCACAGTACATGGGAGAAAAGCAAATCACAGGCGTCGATTGCTTCGTGTTGAAGTTGTCAGCCGATCAAACGGATCTGGCTGAACGAAGCGATAGCACAGCAGAGATGATCAAGCATGTAATATTTGGCTACTTCAGCCAAAGAAATGGGCTGCTGGTGTACTTAGAGGACTCATACTTAACCAGGATCCACTCACCTGGCGCCTACCCTACCTACTGGGAGACCACAATGTCGACGAAAATCGAGGACTATCGGACGGTGGAGGGTGTGATGATCGCGCATGCCGGTCAGACGAGCGTGATCATCACACGGTTTGGGGACAACCTAAAGACGGGATCCGCGATCACGCGGCTGGAAGAAACATGGACCATTGATGATGTTGCATTCAACGTCCCCGGCTTGTCCATGGATTGCTTCATTCCTCCTAAAGAAGTACAGAAAGATTACCCCAAGAAAGATTTTGATTGGAGATCACCGTTGGATTGA